One region of Trinickia violacea genomic DNA includes:
- the menD gene encoding 2-succinyl-5-enolpyruvyl-6-hydroxy-3-cyclohexene-1-carboxylic-acid synthase, with the protein MNALAARAADGALPNEGDAAAARNVMRGDASVSGTPSALNDLWLHCLLDALAAHGVRRAVLSPGGRSAALVLAARERKSFVDTLVCTDERSGAFAALGMSKMTGEAVLIVTTSGSAVANLAPALTEADACGVPLVVVSCDRPRSLRGTGFGQMTDHIGACQAFVRASVDLDDPLDSPDALMTMRAAIDDALARCRTPRRGPVHINVPMLGRFDSTESPEASAATLAAARVPLAAQTGSADDATALSHVAPLAHLAARLPLMPGLRGMIVAGPECGIPGDVFDAFCARTGFPVIADAASGLRGYGRADVASGFDALAVPSPLMARAPDLVIRFGHAPVMPQVQNYLLAHRVPTLKVSMLPAAADYLHPSFVPLVAPSPALLDALAERLAPGDEKWRMAWRQSSARVRAARGQALAEQEWGELVAAQQIFTHDGFDFVQFGNSMPVRHADLFDDVRPRVRAALSNRGVWGIDGTVGTFIGAARARGDAGLLVLGDLAMLHDLPALASAQRHAGCACICVINNEGGAIFDFLPLAQRPDYRTAVRNPHAIDFGCLAAAFGLRFARVADRESLAAALDAARAHDGVTIVEAAVPAGSACAQMDLMIAGMTASLRGR; encoded by the coding sequence ATGAATGCGCTAGCGGCACGGGCTGCGGACGGGGCGTTGCCGAACGAGGGTGATGCGGCTGCGGCACGGAACGTGATGCGTGGCGATGCCTCCGTCAGCGGCACGCCCTCGGCCTTGAACGACCTCTGGCTCCATTGCCTCCTCGATGCGCTCGCCGCGCATGGCGTGCGCCGCGCGGTGCTCTCGCCGGGCGGCCGCAGCGCGGCGCTCGTGCTCGCCGCGCGCGAGCGCAAGAGCTTCGTCGATACGCTCGTCTGCACCGACGAGCGCAGCGGCGCATTCGCGGCGCTCGGCATGTCGAAGATGACGGGCGAAGCGGTGCTGATCGTCACGACCTCGGGCTCGGCCGTGGCGAACCTCGCGCCCGCGCTGACCGAAGCCGATGCGTGCGGCGTGCCGCTCGTCGTGGTGAGCTGCGACCGGCCGCGCTCGCTGCGCGGCACGGGCTTCGGGCAGATGACCGACCACATCGGCGCCTGCCAGGCGTTCGTGCGCGCGAGTGTCGATCTCGACGATCCGCTCGATTCGCCCGATGCGCTGATGACGATGCGCGCCGCCATCGATGATGCGCTCGCGCGCTGCCGGACGCCGCGCCGCGGCCCCGTGCATATCAACGTGCCGATGCTGGGCCGGTTCGATTCGACCGAATCGCCGGAAGCATCGGCGGCGACGCTGGCGGCGGCGCGTGTGCCGCTGGCCGCGCAGACCGGCAGCGCCGACGACGCTACCGCTTTATCGCACGTCGCGCCCCTCGCACACCTCGCCGCACGCCTGCCGTTGATGCCGGGCCTGCGCGGAATGATCGTCGCGGGCCCCGAGTGCGGCATCCCGGGCGACGTCTTCGACGCGTTCTGCGCCCGTACCGGCTTCCCGGTCATCGCCGACGCCGCCAGCGGCTTGCGCGGCTACGGCCGCGCGGACGTCGCGAGCGGCTTCGATGCGCTCGCGGTGCCGTCGCCGCTCATGGCACGCGCGCCCGATCTCGTGATCCGCTTTGGCCACGCGCCGGTGATGCCGCAAGTGCAGAACTATCTGCTCGCGCATCGTGTGCCGACGCTCAAGGTGTCGATGCTTCCCGCCGCCGCCGATTATCTGCATCCGTCGTTCGTGCCGCTCGTCGCGCCTTCGCCGGCGTTGCTCGATGCGCTCGCCGAGCGGCTTGCGCCCGGCGACGAGAAGTGGCGCATGGCGTGGCGCCAGTCGAGCGCGCGCGTGCGCGCCGCGCGCGGTCAAGCGCTGGCGGAACAGGAGTGGGGCGAACTGGTGGCCGCGCAGCAGATCTTCACGCACGACGGCTTCGATTTCGTGCAATTCGGCAACTCGATGCCGGTCCGCCACGCCGATTTGTTCGACGACGTTCGCCCGCGCGTGCGAGCCGCGTTGTCGAACCGGGGCGTGTGGGGGATCGACGGCACGGTCGGGACGTTCATCGGCGCCGCGCGTGCACGCGGCGATGCGGGTTTGCTCGTGCTCGGCGATCTCGCGATGTTGCACGACCTGCCGGCGCTCGCGAGTGCGCAGCGCCACGCGGGATGCGCCTGCATCTGCGTGATCAACAACGAGGGCGGCGCGATCTTCGATTTCCTGCCGCTCGCGCAACGCCCCGACTACCGCACCGCCGTGCGCAATCCTCACGCGATCGATTTCGGCTGCCTCGCGGCGGCCTTCGGCCTGCGCTTTGCGCGCGTGGCCGATCGCGAGAGCCTCGCCGCCGCGCTCGACGCAGCCCGCGCGCACGACGGCGTGACGATCGTCGAAGCCGCGGTGCCTGCGGGCTCGGCGTGCGCGCAGATGGACCTGATGATCGCCGGGATGACGGCGTCGCTGCGCGGACGCTGA